The proteins below come from a single Metarhizium brunneum chromosome 1, complete sequence genomic window:
- the EVI5L gene encoding EVI5-like protein, protein MVHSKPEEPTGSTAETPAMGAEEPKLGHPSSPSNAHERTSTTADLKGKADESDEEEWWPRIKTGTEEPKQTAKSDETDEAGETEETEAETPKMTHDSMVTVRLSEPPSLSLDTTAVTPGAEPVTPTSPIEEETSTDADNDSLEKKEHTETRDSLMRIPRVSAPIQSPTDANRTLQDELGLYGVDGNETDSSEDNEEVNWEQLEKTEDEQMKDEETDNSTALLLARLEQENAKLATNPKSVKVQTVEKLSSTKPRPPSMAQLRKMVSGPTPAALRYSMLPPPPMTDLEFYAALVKDYQQTAARLPTLLSNKIRKGIPPPLRGVVWQSMSGARDSVLEEQYERFCGETSPYELLIGKDLGRSFPGVDMFRDPDGDGQRMLGRVLKSFSLYDTKIGYCQGLAFLVGPLLMHMPDKQAFCVLVRLMEKYDLRECFLPDLSGLHVRIYQFRELLRLNMPALADHLDELQVETAYVSQWFLSFFAVTCPLPMLFRIYDVIFAEGASETLMRVALSLMRKNETRLLACTELEDVMQLLLSRGLWDCYHYNADEFVQDFASLSGVVTRERLSQLAQAYRESLIATANAARMSDITTAASRFLGRIWAASSKNGSLAPALIAGPARPLSMLRRSTSKQSIASTLNSMEASSISVVSTASTDASTISRDSANGDDEPSSRESTPVGPKTMANTKTTEERYLHSQIEDLLTALSELQRNHALLSNQLQSEREEREEDRRTVRSLLDGLRKRAVNHDEAKGQEEIIPQLGTEEEEPPIIAMEDDDATPTIEDPVLEPKSTAEDGDSEDAPSTEDMKELLDRVESRFATDDGNRKHRSSMLQSKPQLREELLNTKGQLASAVSHSQELSRRIHEMDQELSSLREQLRERHGHVRTLHQDKQRLEKQIHGMRARISSSSVSEPNNRDADPDWVGKGKNGGLREFKLGRSKSTPQAPGYCKRISSLPQNPESVIAAGSGVATPPNEHEALLLELVQAKTAEATAKQEAEEAKQKLEALRKAHVVPSSESHASSPGSASLGVFGRLTGQATTPPAENNLKPTAATAGTSPNTGGFWGWRR, encoded by the exons ATGGTGCATTCCAAACCCGAGGAACCCACAGGCTCAACGGCCGAGACACCGGCAATGGGTGCGGAGGAGCCGAAACTAGGGCATCCCTCTTCTCCCTCAAACGCCCATGAACGAACCTCAACGACCGCCGACTTGAAGGGGAAAGCAGATGAGTCAGACGAAGAAGAATGGTGGCCGCGCATCAAGACGGGGACCGAGGAGCCCAAGCAAACTGCAAAGTCTGACGAAACAGATGAAGCAGGCGAGACCGAAGAAACAGAAGCCGAGACCCCCAAGATGACGCACGACTCAATGGTCACTGTTAGGCTCTCTGAGCCGCCATCTCTGAGTCTCGATACCACGGCCGTCACACCCGGTGCCGAACCGGTAACGCCCACCTCACCCATTGAAGAAGAGACATCAACAGATGCCGACAACGACAGTCTCGAAAAGAAAGAACATACCGAAACTCGTGACAGTCTTATGAGAATACCTCGAGTCTCAGCACCTATACAATCACCAACCGACGCTAACCGTACTCTCCAAGACGAACTCGGCCTGTATGGTGTGGATGGTAATGAAACTGATTCATCCGAGGATAACGAAGAAGTGAATTGGGAGCAGCTTGAAAAAACCGAGGACGAACAAATGAAGGATGAGGAAACGGACAAC TCCACTGCTCTTCTCCTGGCACGTCTGGAACAGGAAAATGCAAAGTTGGCTACTAACCCGAAGAGCGTCAAAGTTCAGACTGTGGAAAAGCTCTCGTCGACAAAACCCCGGCCGCCGTCCATGGCGCAACTGAGAAAAATGGTCAGCGGCCCAACGCCAGCTGCCCTACGATACTCCATGCTGCCCCCTCCCCCAATGACCGATTTGGAATTTTATGCGGCTCTTGTCAAAGATTACCAGCAAACGGCAGCTCGTCTGCCAACTCTCTTGTCTAACAAAATTCGCAAGGGTATCCCGCCTCCATTGAGAGGCGTCGTATGGCAGAGCATGTCAGGTGCTCGTGACTCAGTTCTCGAGGAACAATACGAACGTTTCTGTGGCGAAACTAGCCCATATGAGCTCCTCATCGGCAAAGACCTTGGTCGAAGTTTCCCTGGAGTTGATATGTTCCGTGACCCCGATGGCGACGGGCAACGTATGTTGGGCAGAGTACTGAAATCCTTCAGCCTGTACGATACAAAGATAGGCTACTGCCAGGGGCTGGCATTTCTTGTTGGGCCTCTGTTAATGCATATGCCCGACAAACAGGCGTTTTGCGTACTAGTTCG TCTCATGGAGAAGTACGATCTACGAGAATGTTTCCTGCCTGACTTGTCTGGATTACACGTTCGCATATACCAGTTTCGCGAACTTCTTCGGCTGAACATGCCTGCGTTAGCTGATCATCTTGACGAGCTCCAAGTAGAGACAGCATATGTTTCGCAGTGGTTCCTCAGCTTCTTTGCCGTGACATGCCCTTTGCCGATGCTATTCCGAATCTACGACGTCATCTTTGCTGAGGGGGCCTCTGAGACTTTGATGCGTGTTGCACTATCGCTCATGAGAAAGAATGAAACGCGCCTTCTGGCGTGTACAGAGCTGGAAGATGTAATGCAGCTTCTTCTATCTCGAGGACTATGGGACTGCTACCACTACAATGCGGATGAGTTTGTGCAGGATTTCGCCAGCTTGAGTGGCGTCGTCACTAGAGAGAGGTTGTCACAGCTAGCGCAAGCATACAGGGAGTCCCTAATTGCAACAGCTAATGCTGCACGAATGTCCGACATTACGACTGCTGCCAGCCGTTTCCTTGGTCGCATCTGGGCCGCATCAAGCAAGAATGGCAGCTTAGCCCCAGCTTTGATAGCCGGTCCTGCTCGACCGCTGAGTATGCTTCGCCGCAGTACCTCTAAGCAAAGCATAGCTTCGACGCTCAACTCCATGGAAGCAAGCTCTATAAGCGTTGTGAGCACCGCATCCACAGATGCATCTACAATCTCCCGAGACTCCGCAAatggtgacgacgagccATCAAGCCGAGAATCGACCCCGGTTGGCCCGAAAACTATGGCCAATACCAAAACTACGGAAGAGAGATATCTACACAGTCAAATCGAGGATTTGTTGACGGCTCTAAGCGAATTGCAGAGGAATCATGCGCTTCTTTCTAATCAGCTGCAATCCGAACGAGAAGAGCGGGAGGAGGACAGAAGGACTGTTCGGTCACTTCTAGATGGCTTGCGTAAAAGGGCAGTTAATCATGATGAAGCGAAGGGCCAAGAAGAGATAATACCGCAACTGGGGActgaggaagaagagcccCCCATCATCGCAAtggaagatgatgatgcgaCACCCACAATAGAGGATCCGGTGCTGGAGCCAAAATCCACAGCCGAGGACGGTGACAGCGAAGATGCGCCATCAACGGAAGATATGAAAGAGCTTTTGGACAGAGTCGAGAGTCGCTTCGCGACCGATGACGGAAACAGAAAGCATCGATCGTCAATGCTTCAATCCAAGCCCCAGCTTCGTGAAGAGCTACTCAACACCAAGGGTCAACTTGCCAGCGCTGTATCACACTCTCAAGAGCTTAGTCGCCGAATACACGAAATGGATCAGGAACTCTCCTCTTTGAGGGAGCAACTACGCGAAAGACATGGGCATGTGAGGACGTTGCATCAAGACAAACAGCGATTGGAGAAGCAGATTCATGGTATGAGAGCCAGAATTTCCAGCAGCTCTGTATCAGAGCCTAATAATCGAGATGCCGATCCAGATTGGGTGGGGAAGGGCAAGAATGGCGGCTTAAGGGAATTCAAGCTTGGCCGAAGCAAATCAACGCCGCAGGCTCCTGGTTATTGTAAAAGAATCTCGTCTCTGCCCCAAAATCCCGAGTCTGTAATCGCTGCGGGCTCAGGAGTGGCGACACCGCCAAATGAACACGAGGCATTACTTCTCGAGCTCGTCCAAGCCAAAACAGCTGAGGCGACAGCGAAGCAAGAGGCTGAAGAGGCCAAGCAAAAGCTAGAGGCTCTCCGAAAAGCACACGTTGTACCATCGTCAGAGTCTCATGCTTCTTCACCTGGCTCGGCCTCTCTTGGGGTTTTCGGTCGACTCACCGGACAAGCAACGACGCCACCTGCCGAAAATAACCTTAAACCAACAGCGGCCACTGCTGGTACGTCCCCTAACACAGGAGGATTCTggggatggaggagatga
- the YVC1_1 gene encoding Calcium channel YVC1, whose translation MFSSLLRRPKRGSRRLDIHDLSVSPSSGPPRQRQFTGRAHATADFTEADDDDEDTNEEDLIGFDEEADGVHDEVEEEEDADDADHGADEDNRHRALPVLPLFSATHLDALPIYSITHSIRIIVSARTETTLSWDQLRSPQVSQFLVKPMQQQIRTQHFSRATIYALMANCLQFAKEGQRYAANAGISNTRAKVCELLALKLLKEYSTRELIDALAYDFYPLQGLPGAQPPLPEGKSYSKSKQAMTASRTSTLEVAIRASAKHFLAHPVVIQQLEAIWNGAITFYSSADSLHRELPPSPWGGMNGEIAKPDSRTPLLGSLPAKPGQYHVPSERRTVMLYDPRQASMFKLSRLRVPRYRSFLSTLSLAVLIGLFLAVLSQRSVKITGLELVFWFWSAGFMLDELVGFNEQGFALYIMSFWNIFDLGILVLLIAYYCMRAYGVFLVDPHHWNAMAYDVLAANAILLLPRIFSILDHYQYFSQLLIAFRLMAVDLAAVFVLVLIMCSGFFVFFTLSQNASNGGEVAYKIFQILMGFSPAAWDVWPTYNWLARILMMIFLIICHFLVVTILITVLTNSFMAIASNATEEHQFVFAINTISMVKNDALFSYIAPSNIFAWLLMPLRYCMPLKHFVWLNRTIIKVTHFPVLFMIFLYERFWLAPSMFEPTDLVENHGRSRTRAISFGDAAQRTAMFSPNVRVREESVAGFHKDRALEEVFRRVPDATTLRTQRRNERRKTQTAIRNWMEQHDEGGMPPTNWPTLDSRAVPDWQRRMSVGWDKPSSHLRQVSEVRSTASDPADFMSNPGASFRNARGRGSRVELILPEYKDHTDADGDDELVTNDEDEDEATNAGRSQQFEKHGVEDGEDYFTTSLGARSAKLASSHESFARAATTIRQAHPRRGAHARTLSTNTILYNPEDQPRPQPAPPVSPPKAIPSRRPNTSGRTTGTDTAAHTTRHNSPRRAPQLSSSKPRPILAPRGMTDSGGVSKSAMLSLAPRDRLRQARRLSSVDLSIMSDNMGIEDNNAGLAGSFQTQMAMALMKDSRMRAAGGLEAADRDRMGRLVLARMKTLEESFADVIKEMRDLKNSSTAPQSQRNSSGDDFKAGIASSEHERRKKSKGDVTPRKVYGKRPVSRRSMKESKVGLSMKREPRGKGKGVAASSSDNGDDGFAKKGSSM comes from the exons ATGTTCTCGTCACTCCTGCGCCGCCCCAAGCGCGGGTCTCGTCGTCTCGATATCCATGACCTCTCCGTCTCTCCCTCGTCTGGGCCCCCTCGACAACGTCAGTTTACTGGCCGAGCCCACGCTACTGCGGATTTCACCGAagccgatgacgatgatgaggatacAAACGAGGAAGACCTGATTGGGTTTGACGAAGAGGCCGACGGTGTACATGACGAAgtagaagaagaggaagacgcGGACGATGCCGACCATGGGGCAGACGAAGACAATCGCCATCGGGCATTGCCTGTCCTTCCTCTGTTCTCAGCAACACACCTTG ATGCCCTGCCAATATACAGCATTACCCACTCTATTCGTATAATTGTGAGCGCTCGTACCGAGACAACGCTATCATGGGACCAACTTCGATCTCCCCAGGTCTCCCAGTTCCTCGTAAAACCCATGCAGCAGCAGATTAGAACACAGCATTTCTCGAGGGCCACCATATATGCCTTGATGGCAAATTGCTTGCAATTTGCCAAGGAAGGACAAAGGTATGCTGCCAATGCTGGTATCAGCAACACCAGAGCCAAGGTGTGCGAATTGCTTGCTCTCAAGCTGTTGAAGGAGTATTCTACCAGAGAACTCATTGATGCCTTGGCGTACGACTTCTACCCCCTCCAAGGACTCCCAGGAGCGCAGCCCCCTCTTCCAGAGGGCAAGTCGTACAGCAAAAGTAAACAAGCCATGACCGCATCAAGGACTTCAACATTGGAAGTGGCTATCCGCGCTTCTGCTAAACATTTTCTTGCACATCCCGTCGTTATTCAACAGCTGGAAGCCATTTGGAACGGAGCCATTACTTTCTATTCTTCCGCTGACAGTTTACATCGCGAACTACCTCCCAGCCCCTGGGGAGGTATGAATGGGGAGATTGCAAAGCCAGATTCCAGGACCCCATTACTTGGATCGCTTCCAGCAAAGCCAGGACAGTACCATGTTCCATCCGAAAGGAGAACTGTTATGCTCTATGACCCTAGACAGGCTTCCATGTTCAAGCTTTCCCGTCTTCGAGTGCCACGTTATAGGTCTTTTCTGTCTACGTTATCACTTGCTGTATTGATTGGCCTCTTTCTTGCCGTATTGTCACAGAGATCCGTCAAGATCACAGGGCTGGAGTTGGTCTTCTGGTTCTGGAGTGCAGGGTTTATGTTGGATGAGCTTGTTGGCTTCAACGAGCAAGGATTTGCTCTCTACATCATGAGCTTTTGGAATATTTTTGATCTCGGAATCCTTGTGCTGTTGATAGCATACTACTGCATGCGAGCGTATGGTGTATTCTTGGTTGACCCCCATCACTGGAATGCCATGGCTTATGACGTTCTAGCCGCCAATGCTATTTTGCTTCTGCCCCGGATTTTTAGCATTTTGGATCATTATCAGTACTTTTCACAGCTTCTAATCGCATTCCGGCTCATGGCTGTGGACCTGGCTGCTGTGTTCGTCTTGGTTTTGATCATGTGCAGTGgattttttgtctttttcaCGCTATCCCAGAATGCAAGCAATGGTGGTGAGGTTGCTTACAAGATATTCCAGATTCTCATGGGCTTTAGTCCTGCCGCCTGGGACGT GTGGCCGACATATAATTGGTTGGCGAGAATATTAATGATGATTTTTCTCATTATTTGTCATTTCTTGGTTGT AACAATTCTTATTACTGTTTTGACTAATTCTTTCATGGCGATTGCTTCCAATGCTACGGAAGAACACCA ATTTGTATTTGCgatcaacaccatctccatggTCAAGAATGATGCACTCTTTTCCTACATTGCCCCTAGCAATATATTTGCTTGGCTGCTGATGCCATTGCGCTATTGCATGCCTTTGAAACACTTCGTCTGGCTGAATCGAACTATTATCAAGGTCACGCACTTCCCAGTTTTGTTCATGATTTTTTTGTATGAACGATTTTGGCTTGCGCCCTCCATGTTTGAGCCTACAGATCTTGTTGAGAATCACGGTCGGTCCCGGACTCGGGCGATCTCTTTCGGAGATGCGGCGCAGCGTACGGCCATGTTCAGTCCTAATGTACGTGTGCGCGAGGAATCCGTTGCAGGGTTTCACAAAGATCGAGCGCTTGAGGAAGTTTTTCGTCGTGTCCCGGATGCGACAACATTACGCACCCAGAGAAGAAATGAGCGACGCAAGACACAGACTGCTATCCGAAACTGGATGGAGCAACACGATGAAGGGGGTATGCCGCCTACGAATTGGCCAACGCTCGACAGCAGGGCCGTGCCTGATTGGCAAAGGAGGATGAGTGTTGGCTGGGACAAACCTTCTTCACATCTACGACAAGTGTCCGAGGTCAGATCTACAGCGAGCGACCCAGCAGACTTCATGTCCAACCCTGGTGCATCATTCCGTAACGCCAGGGGTCGTGGATCAAGGGTAGAATTGATTCTGCCCGAGTACAAGGATCATACAGACGCAGATGGTGACGATGAACTGGTCACaaacgacgaggatgaagatgaagcgACCAACGCTGGGCGCAGCCAACAGTTTGAAAAGCATGGTGTGGAAGATGGCGAAGACTATTTCACAACTTCTTTGGGAGCTCGATCAGCTAAACTGGCATCTTCTCATGAATCATTTGCGAGAGCTGCAACAACAATTCGTCAGGCACATCCAAGACGTGGCGCCCACGCCCGGACATTATCAACAAACACCATTCTGTACAATCCAGAGGATCAACCTAGGCCTCAACCTGCACCGCCCGTTTCACCACCCAAGGCGATCCCCTCTCGGAGACCCAACACGAGCGGGCGTACTACTGGTACAGATACTGCCGCTCATACAACCCGGCACAACTCCCCTCGAAGAGCACCTCAGCTATCAAGTTCAAAGCCACGACCGATTCTAGCGCCACGTGGTATGACCGACAGCGGTGGTGTGAGCAAGTCAGCAATGCTCAGCCTTGCCCCTCGTGACAGGCTTAGGCAAGCTAGGCGGCTGTCGTCAGTTGATCTGAGCATCATGTCTGACAATATGGGTATCGAGGACAACAATGCCGGGCTAGCAGGCAGCTTCCAGACACAAATGGCAATGGCCCTGATGAAAGACAGCCGGATGCGTGCTGCTGGAGGGCTTGAGGCTGCAGACCGTGATAGGATGGGGAGGCTGGTCCTAGCACGGATGAAAACACTGGAAGAGAGCTTTGCGGATGTCATCAAGGAAATGCGAGATTTGAAGAATAGCTCTACTGCACCACAGTCGCAACGCAACTCGTCCGGAGACGACTTTAAAGCAGGAATTGCTAGCAGTGAGCACGAGCGacggaagaagagcaagggcGATGTCACACCTAGGAAAGTGTACGGCAAACGACCCGTCAGTCGACGAAGCATGAAAGAGAGCAAAGTAGGTTTGTCGATGAAGCGCGAACCACGGGGAAAGGGCAAGGGAGTGGCGGCTTCATCGAGTGACAacggagatgatggcttcGCAAAGAAAGGTAGCTCCATGTGA